One stretch of Daphnia pulicaria isolate SC F1-1A chromosome 6, SC_F0-13Bv2, whole genome shotgun sequence DNA includes these proteins:
- the LOC124344507 gene encoding poly(U)-binding-splicing factor PUF60-like isoform X1 produces the protein MTNENGRNSTPPPGVDGEEEPVLKYPRLDLASDGGLSDYLPGPIKDLDQTGPLTAGSGARRDMYGSTPPQLTSEQTEAVSRAKRYAMEQSIKMVLMKQTLAHQQQQAKSLQRHQALVLMCRVYVGSISFELREDTVRQSFHPFGPIKSITMSWDPITQKHKGFAFVEYELPEAAQLALEQMNGVVIGGRNIKVGRPSNMPQAQPVIDEIMEESRHYNRIFIASVHPDLTEEDIKSVFEAFGKIKMCQLAQGPAPGKHRGYGFIEYETTQSAHDAIASMNMFDLGGQHLRVGRAITPPNSSVNPNAPPPSGQLPTQAALAAAAATARIQAMDAVAGALSGTGGLPGLAGLSALLNPTLATAAATLTTALGLTSPALAAAAAAASNLAIPPPGLAIPQLGAPALPLRPSVVSPARLTSQHVVAIPPPTVVTPVLATGGFSNTPPIQQIQMQQIPIANPQEILRKAQEEAKVKQQQEEIKQKLLDEVEPQTLQQQENISIKGQSARHLVMQKLMRKADSRVIILRNMVGPEDVDETLQEEITDECSKFGNVERVIIYKEKQSDDDDAEIIVKIFVEFTVGTGAETARDSLNGRFFAGRMVRCDIYDQALYECNDLSG, from the exons ATGACGAATGAAAATGGCCGG AACTCGACCCCACCACCTGGAGTTGATGGAGAGGAAGAGCCAGTTTTGAAATATCCGAGACTGGATCTTGCAAGtg ATGGAGGGCTGAGTGATTATCTCCCTGGACCTATAAAAGATTTAGACCAGACTGGACCTTTAACAGCCG GATCTGGTGCCCGTCGAGATATGTATGGATCTACTCCTCCTCAACTGACTAGTGAACAGACAGAAGCTGTTAGTCGAGCGAAACGCTACGCAATGGAGCAAAGtatcaaaatggttttaatgaAACAAACACTCGCTCACCAGCAGCAG CAAGCCAAATCCCTACAACGCCACCAAGCCCTAGTTCTTATGTGCAG AGTTTATGTTGGAAGCATAAGTTTCGAGTTGCGCGAAGATACTGTACGACAGTCGTTCCATCCCTTTGGACCCATCAAATCTATTACTATGTCATGGGATCCCATAACTCAAAAGCACAAAGGATTTGCCTTCGTTGAATATGAACTCCCTGAAGCCGCACAATTAGCTCTAGAACAGATGAATGGCGTGGTGATTGGAGGGCGAAATATTAAG GTGGGACGCCCAAGTAACATGCCACAGGCTCAGCCTGTCATTGATGAGATTATGGAAGAATCACGTCATTACAACCGCATTTTTATTGCGTCAGTACATCCAGATCTGACAGAAGAAGATATTAAAAG tgttttcGAGGCATTTGGTAAGATCAAAATGTGTCAGCTAGCTCAAGGCCCTGCTCCTGGAAAACACCGTGGTTATGGTTTCATTGAATATGAGACCACTCAGTCAGCCCATGATGCCATAGCATCTATGAACATGTTTGATTTGGGCGGTCAACATCTACGTGTGGGTCGGGCTATAACGCCCCCTAATTCGTCTGTG AACCCAAATGCACCTCCTCCGTCTGGACAGTTGCCCACGCAGGCCGCTTTAGCTGCGGCTGCTGCAACTGCACGTATTCAAGCTATGGATGCTGTTGCCGGTGCTTTATCGGGAACTGGAGGGCTTCCTGGATTAG ctggTCTCTCTGCTCTTCTTAATCCAACATTAGCAACTGCTGCAGCTACCCTGACTACAGCTCTAGGTCTGACATCACCTGCCCTTGCTGCCGCGGCGGCAGCAGCCTCCAATTTAGCTATACCTCCTCCGGGGCTGGCTATCCCACAGCTCGGTGCTCCAGCTCTACCCCTGCGACCCTCAGTCGTCTCACCTGCTCGATTAACAA GCCAACATGTAGTAGCCATACCACCACCTACCGTAGTGACTCCCGTTTTGGCCACTGGTGGTTTCAGCAATACTCCACCCATCCAGCAAATTCAAATGCAGCAAATACCGATAGCGAATCCTCAGGAAATTTTGCGGAAAGCACAGGAGGAAGCTAAA GTTAAGCAGCAACAAGAAGAGATTAAGCAAAAACTGTTGGATGAAGTTGAACCACAAACACTACAACAGCAAGAAAATATATCAATTAAGGGTCAGTCTGCTCGTCATTTGGTCATGCAAAAATTGATGCGCAAAGCGGAT TCTCGAGTCATCATACTTCGTAATATGGTTGGTCCGGAAGATGTTGACGAAACTCTTCAAGAAGAAATCACCGATGAGTGTTCAAA GTTTGGGAATGTTGAACGAGTGAttatttataaagaaaaacaatcagatGACGATGATGCTGAAATAATCGTTAAGATTTTCGTTGAATTCACAGTTGGAACAG GAGCTGAAACAGCGCGGGACTCCCTGAACGGCAGGTTTTTTGCCGGTCGCATGGTTCGATGTGACATTTATGATCAAGCTCTTTATGAATGTAATGATCTTTCCGGATGA
- the LOC124344507 gene encoding poly(U)-binding-splicing factor PUF60-like isoform X2: MFLFHLKRNMVKSNVFYRIPKHLSFADGGLSDYLPGPIKDLDQTGPLTAGSGARRDMYGSTPPQLTSEQTEAVSRAKRYAMEQSIKMVLMKQTLAHQQQQAKSLQRHQALVLMCRVYVGSISFELREDTVRQSFHPFGPIKSITMSWDPITQKHKGFAFVEYELPEAAQLALEQMNGVVIGGRNIKVGRPSNMPQAQPVIDEIMEESRHYNRIFIASVHPDLTEEDIKSVFEAFGKIKMCQLAQGPAPGKHRGYGFIEYETTQSAHDAIASMNMFDLGGQHLRVGRAITPPNSSVNPNAPPPSGQLPTQAALAAAAATARIQAMDAVAGALSGTGGLPGLAGLSALLNPTLATAAATLTTALGLTSPALAAAAAAASNLAIPPPGLAIPQLGAPALPLRPSVVSPARLTSQHVVAIPPPTVVTPVLATGGFSNTPPIQQIQMQQIPIANPQEILRKAQEEAKVKQQQEEIKQKLLDEVEPQTLQQQENISIKGQSARHLVMQKLMRKADSRVIILRNMVGPEDVDETLQEEITDECSKFGNVERVIIYKEKQSDDDDAEIIVKIFVEFTVGTGAETARDSLNGRFFAGRMVRCDIYDQALYECNDLSG; the protein is encoded by the exons ATGTTTCTCTTTCATTTGAAGAGGAATATGGTTAAATCAAACGTGTTCTACCGAATTCCTAAACACCTCTCTTTTGCAGATGGAGGGCTGAGTGATTATCTCCCTGGACCTATAAAAGATTTAGACCAGACTGGACCTTTAACAGCCG GATCTGGTGCCCGTCGAGATATGTATGGATCTACTCCTCCTCAACTGACTAGTGAACAGACAGAAGCTGTTAGTCGAGCGAAACGCTACGCAATGGAGCAAAGtatcaaaatggttttaatgaAACAAACACTCGCTCACCAGCAGCAG CAAGCCAAATCCCTACAACGCCACCAAGCCCTAGTTCTTATGTGCAG AGTTTATGTTGGAAGCATAAGTTTCGAGTTGCGCGAAGATACTGTACGACAGTCGTTCCATCCCTTTGGACCCATCAAATCTATTACTATGTCATGGGATCCCATAACTCAAAAGCACAAAGGATTTGCCTTCGTTGAATATGAACTCCCTGAAGCCGCACAATTAGCTCTAGAACAGATGAATGGCGTGGTGATTGGAGGGCGAAATATTAAG GTGGGACGCCCAAGTAACATGCCACAGGCTCAGCCTGTCATTGATGAGATTATGGAAGAATCACGTCATTACAACCGCATTTTTATTGCGTCAGTACATCCAGATCTGACAGAAGAAGATATTAAAAG tgttttcGAGGCATTTGGTAAGATCAAAATGTGTCAGCTAGCTCAAGGCCCTGCTCCTGGAAAACACCGTGGTTATGGTTTCATTGAATATGAGACCACTCAGTCAGCCCATGATGCCATAGCATCTATGAACATGTTTGATTTGGGCGGTCAACATCTACGTGTGGGTCGGGCTATAACGCCCCCTAATTCGTCTGTG AACCCAAATGCACCTCCTCCGTCTGGACAGTTGCCCACGCAGGCCGCTTTAGCTGCGGCTGCTGCAACTGCACGTATTCAAGCTATGGATGCTGTTGCCGGTGCTTTATCGGGAACTGGAGGGCTTCCTGGATTAG ctggTCTCTCTGCTCTTCTTAATCCAACATTAGCAACTGCTGCAGCTACCCTGACTACAGCTCTAGGTCTGACATCACCTGCCCTTGCTGCCGCGGCGGCAGCAGCCTCCAATTTAGCTATACCTCCTCCGGGGCTGGCTATCCCACAGCTCGGTGCTCCAGCTCTACCCCTGCGACCCTCAGTCGTCTCACCTGCTCGATTAACAA GCCAACATGTAGTAGCCATACCACCACCTACCGTAGTGACTCCCGTTTTGGCCACTGGTGGTTTCAGCAATACTCCACCCATCCAGCAAATTCAAATGCAGCAAATACCGATAGCGAATCCTCAGGAAATTTTGCGGAAAGCACAGGAGGAAGCTAAA GTTAAGCAGCAACAAGAAGAGATTAAGCAAAAACTGTTGGATGAAGTTGAACCACAAACACTACAACAGCAAGAAAATATATCAATTAAGGGTCAGTCTGCTCGTCATTTGGTCATGCAAAAATTGATGCGCAAAGCGGAT TCTCGAGTCATCATACTTCGTAATATGGTTGGTCCGGAAGATGTTGACGAAACTCTTCAAGAAGAAATCACCGATGAGTGTTCAAA GTTTGGGAATGTTGAACGAGTGAttatttataaagaaaaacaatcagatGACGATGATGCTGAAATAATCGTTAAGATTTTCGTTGAATTCACAGTTGGAACAG GAGCTGAAACAGCGCGGGACTCCCTGAACGGCAGGTTTTTTGCCGGTCGCATGGTTCGATGTGACATTTATGATCAAGCTCTTTATGAATGTAATGATCTTTCCGGATGA
- the LOC124344507 gene encoding poly(U)-binding-splicing factor half pint-like isoform X3 has protein sequence MYGSTPPQLTSEQTEAVSRAKRYAMEQSIKMVLMKQTLAHQQQQAKSLQRHQALVLMCRVYVGSISFELREDTVRQSFHPFGPIKSITMSWDPITQKHKGFAFVEYELPEAAQLALEQMNGVVIGGRNIKVGRPSNMPQAQPVIDEIMEESRHYNRIFIASVHPDLTEEDIKSVFEAFGKIKMCQLAQGPAPGKHRGYGFIEYETTQSAHDAIASMNMFDLGGQHLRVGRAITPPNSSVNPNAPPPSGQLPTQAALAAAAATARIQAMDAVAGALSGTGGLPGLAGLSALLNPTLATAAATLTTALGLTSPALAAAAAAASNLAIPPPGLAIPQLGAPALPLRPSVVSPARLTSQHVVAIPPPTVVTPVLATGGFSNTPPIQQIQMQQIPIANPQEILRKAQEEAKVKQQQEEIKQKLLDEVEPQTLQQQENISIKGQSARHLVMQKLMRKADSRVIILRNMVGPEDVDETLQEEITDECSKFGNVERVIIYKEKQSDDDDAEIIVKIFVEFTVGTGAETARDSLNGRFFAGRMVRCDIYDQALYECNDLSG, from the exons ATGTATGGATCTACTCCTCCTCAACTGACTAGTGAACAGACAGAAGCTGTTAGTCGAGCGAAACGCTACGCAATGGAGCAAAGtatcaaaatggttttaatgaAACAAACACTCGCTCACCAGCAGCAG CAAGCCAAATCCCTACAACGCCACCAAGCCCTAGTTCTTATGTGCAG AGTTTATGTTGGAAGCATAAGTTTCGAGTTGCGCGAAGATACTGTACGACAGTCGTTCCATCCCTTTGGACCCATCAAATCTATTACTATGTCATGGGATCCCATAACTCAAAAGCACAAAGGATTTGCCTTCGTTGAATATGAACTCCCTGAAGCCGCACAATTAGCTCTAGAACAGATGAATGGCGTGGTGATTGGAGGGCGAAATATTAAG GTGGGACGCCCAAGTAACATGCCACAGGCTCAGCCTGTCATTGATGAGATTATGGAAGAATCACGTCATTACAACCGCATTTTTATTGCGTCAGTACATCCAGATCTGACAGAAGAAGATATTAAAAG tgttttcGAGGCATTTGGTAAGATCAAAATGTGTCAGCTAGCTCAAGGCCCTGCTCCTGGAAAACACCGTGGTTATGGTTTCATTGAATATGAGACCACTCAGTCAGCCCATGATGCCATAGCATCTATGAACATGTTTGATTTGGGCGGTCAACATCTACGTGTGGGTCGGGCTATAACGCCCCCTAATTCGTCTGTG AACCCAAATGCACCTCCTCCGTCTGGACAGTTGCCCACGCAGGCCGCTTTAGCTGCGGCTGCTGCAACTGCACGTATTCAAGCTATGGATGCTGTTGCCGGTGCTTTATCGGGAACTGGAGGGCTTCCTGGATTAG ctggTCTCTCTGCTCTTCTTAATCCAACATTAGCAACTGCTGCAGCTACCCTGACTACAGCTCTAGGTCTGACATCACCTGCCCTTGCTGCCGCGGCGGCAGCAGCCTCCAATTTAGCTATACCTCCTCCGGGGCTGGCTATCCCACAGCTCGGTGCTCCAGCTCTACCCCTGCGACCCTCAGTCGTCTCACCTGCTCGATTAACAA GCCAACATGTAGTAGCCATACCACCACCTACCGTAGTGACTCCCGTTTTGGCCACTGGTGGTTTCAGCAATACTCCACCCATCCAGCAAATTCAAATGCAGCAAATACCGATAGCGAATCCTCAGGAAATTTTGCGGAAAGCACAGGAGGAAGCTAAA GTTAAGCAGCAACAAGAAGAGATTAAGCAAAAACTGTTGGATGAAGTTGAACCACAAACACTACAACAGCAAGAAAATATATCAATTAAGGGTCAGTCTGCTCGTCATTTGGTCATGCAAAAATTGATGCGCAAAGCGGAT TCTCGAGTCATCATACTTCGTAATATGGTTGGTCCGGAAGATGTTGACGAAACTCTTCAAGAAGAAATCACCGATGAGTGTTCAAA GTTTGGGAATGTTGAACGAGTGAttatttataaagaaaaacaatcagatGACGATGATGCTGAAATAATCGTTAAGATTTTCGTTGAATTCACAGTTGGAACAG GAGCTGAAACAGCGCGGGACTCCCTGAACGGCAGGTTTTTTGCCGGTCGCATGGTTCGATGTGACATTTATGATCAAGCTCTTTATGAATGTAATGATCTTTCCGGATGA
- the LOC124344509 gene encoding beta-parvin-like: MSSPSRPKSPHGVAQKKDDKEESFWDKIGTLGRKKKIKEVQEVQEEGKNAIDSPGNPMAPSLPPEEYALEENEERSMVEPKSMEDIKLKALIAVLVDWINDELAEHRMIVQNVDEDLYDGQVLQKLLEKLTGQKLDVPEVTQSEENQKQKLRTVLAYANRVLGLGRTSPARWSVESIHSKTLVSILHLLVSLARQFRAPIRLPENVVVNVVVVTKKDGVLSHRIVAEEITSTYDDLGVRCERDAFDTLFDHAPDKLQVVKKSLVTFVNKQLNKIHLEVTDLDTQFHDGVFLTLLMGMLEGYFVPLHEFFLTPKDFDQKVHNVAFAFELMQDSGLPKPKARPEDIVNLDLKSTLRVLYNLFTKYKHVN, translated from the exons ATGTCTTCTCCGTCCCGCCCAAAATCTCCACACGGAGTTGCTCAAAAGAAAGACGACAAGGAAGAAAGTTTTTGGGATAAAATCGGAActcttggaagaaaaaagaagatcaaGGAAg TACAAGAAGTtcaagaagaagggaaaaatgcCATTGATTCACCAGGCAACCCCATGGCACCTTCCCTGCCACCTGAAGAATATGCACTTG aggaaaatgaagaaaggtcTATGGTGGAACCCAAATCTATGGAGGATATTAAACTGAAAGCCTTAATTGCTGTTCTTGTTGATTGGATCAATGATGAACTTGCTGAACACAGGATGATTGTTCAAAATGTCGATGAAGATCTCTATGATGGACAAGTACTCCAGAAACTGCTAG AAAAACTTACTGGCCAAAAGTTAGATGTTCCTGAAGTGACACAGTCTGAAGAGAATCAAAAGCAAAAGCTTAGAACTGTTCTTGCTTATGCAAATAGA GTTTTAGGCCTAGGTCGAACATCACCTGCCCGATGGAGCGTAGAAAGTATTCACTCTAAGACATTAGTATCCATACTTCATCTACTGGTATCATTAGCTCGTCAGTTTCGAGCTCCCATCCGGTTGCCCGAAAACGTTGTTGTGAACGTGGTTGTGGTTACCAAAAAAGATGGGGTCCTTAGCCATCGTATTGTGGCTGAGGAAATAACATCCACTTATGACGACCTTGGTGTGCGATGTGAGAGAGATGCATTTGACACTCTATTTGATCACGCTCCTGATAAACTACAG gTTGTGAAGAAATCGTTGGTGACCTTTGTCAACAAACAACTTAATAAAATCCATCTTGAGGTTACGGATTTAGACACCCAGTTTCATGATGGCGTTTTTCTTACATTGCTGATGGGAATGTTAGAAGGGTATTTTGTACCTCTTCATGAGTTCTTTTTAACGCCTAAAGATTTCGATCAAAAAGTTCATAATGTGGCCTTCGCGTTTGAACTAATGCAAGATTCAGGTCTACCCAAACCTAAGGCTCGCCCCgaag ACATCGTAAACCTGGATCTGAAATCAACCTTGCGTGTTCTATACAATCTGTTCACTAAATACAAGCATGTCAACTAG